From a region of the Paraburkholderia hospita genome:
- a CDS encoding single-stranded DNA-binding protein gives MASVNKVILVGNLGSDPEVRYLPSGDAVANIRLATTDRYKDKQSGEFKEMTEWHRISFFGRLAEIVSEYLKKGSAVYIEGRIRTRKYQAQDGTDRYSTEIVAEQMQMLGGRGGAGGAGGGDDGGYSRGESMERGGGGGGRMSGGGGGGAGRASGGGGGGQSRPSAPAGGGFDEMDDDIPF, from the coding sequence ATGGCATCCGTGAACAAGGTCATTCTCGTCGGCAATCTGGGTTCCGATCCGGAAGTTCGTTATCTTCCGAGCGGCGACGCAGTGGCGAACATTCGCCTTGCCACGACCGATCGCTACAAGGACAAGCAGTCGGGTGAATTCAAGGAAATGACGGAATGGCACCGCATTTCGTTCTTCGGGCGCCTTGCTGAAATTGTGTCGGAATACCTGAAGAAGGGCTCCGCGGTGTATATCGAAGGCCGCATCCGCACGCGCAAGTATCAGGCGCAGGACGGCACCGACCGTTACTCGACGGAAATCGTCGCTGAACAGATGCAGATGCTGGGTGGCCGCGGCGGCGCGGGCGGCGCCGGTGGTGGCGATGACGGCGGTTATAGCCGTGGTGAGTCGATGGAGCGCGGCGGTGGCGGTGGTGGCCGCATGTCGGGCGGTGGCGGCGGTGGTGCTGGCCGTGCGTCGGGCGGCGGTGGCGGCGGTCAGAGCCGTCCGAGCGCGCCGGCCGGCGGCGGGTTCGATGAGATGGATGACGATATTCCGTTCTGA
- a CDS encoding AI-2E family transporter: MAKRNPARDDGQVQDLRPRPVRLTSDMSLPKLSAVEVGSYIVALLAMWAVLELKLLGALLAGMLVFQLVHTLAPRIEKHMSSGRARWLSVVILSAVIVGALTGFTVAVIDHFEKDVPSVQKLLDQAMSLIDQARGRLPQFVAQNLPVSTEQMKEKAAVLMQTHASTLSQGGKNAARIFTHVLIGMIIGAIIAVGATRHIQRLPLSTAFITRVSRFADAFRRIVFAQVKISAINTVFTGIFLLLLLPLFHAPLPMAKTLVILTFIVGLLPVIGNLISNTLIVAVALSVSFPAAVTALIFLILIHKLEYFLNARIIGGQIEARAWELLIAMLVMEAAFGIPGVVAAPIFYAYIKRELIYLRLV, translated from the coding sequence ATGGCCAAGCGTAATCCGGCCCGTGATGACGGGCAGGTGCAGGATCTGCGCCCTCGCCCGGTCAGGCTGACCAGCGACATGAGCCTGCCGAAACTGTCGGCGGTCGAAGTCGGCAGCTACATTGTCGCGCTCCTCGCGATGTGGGCGGTGCTCGAACTCAAGCTGCTGGGCGCGCTGCTCGCCGGCATGCTCGTGTTCCAGCTCGTCCATACGCTAGCGCCGCGCATCGAAAAACACATGTCGAGCGGGCGCGCGCGCTGGCTCTCGGTGGTGATTCTCTCTGCGGTGATAGTCGGCGCGCTGACGGGCTTCACCGTCGCCGTCATCGACCACTTCGAGAAGGACGTGCCCAGCGTGCAGAAGCTGCTCGACCAGGCAATGTCGCTGATCGATCAGGCCCGCGGCCGTCTGCCTCAATTCGTCGCGCAGAACCTGCCCGTTTCCACCGAGCAGATGAAGGAAAAAGCCGCCGTGCTGATGCAGACGCACGCGAGCACGCTGTCGCAAGGCGGCAAGAACGCGGCGCGCATCTTCACGCATGTGCTGATCGGCATGATCATCGGCGCGATCATCGCGGTCGGCGCGACCAGGCATATACAGCGGCTGCCGCTGTCGACGGCGTTCATCACGCGCGTCAGCCGTTTTGCCGACGCGTTCCGCCGCATCGTGTTCGCGCAGGTGAAGATCTCGGCGATCAACACGGTGTTCACGGGCATTTTCCTATTGCTGCTGTTGCCGCTCTTTCACGCGCCGCTGCCGATGGCGAAGACGCTCGTCATCCTCACGTTCATCGTCGGCCTGCTGCCTGTGATCGGCAATCTGATCTCGAATACGCTGATCGTGGCTGTGGCGCTGTCGGTGAGCTTTCCGGCCGCTGTGACAGCGCTGATCTTCCTGATCCTGATCCACAAGCTCGAGTATTTCCTGAACGCGCGCATCATCGGCGGGCAGATCGAGGCGCGTGCGTGGGAACTGCTGATCGCGATGCTCGTGATGGAAGCCGCGTTCGGTATTCCAGGCGTGGTCGCCGCGCCGATCTTCTATGCGTACATCAAGCGCGAACTGATCTATCTGCGGCTCGTGTAA
- a CDS encoding site-specific integrase, giving the protein MRTSNGVDLPVVVPYAGTLPVSVKTRGGAIFDPRDDEWALREPTFSAKLQFGTLPELGSHFELAFRSTLVWYAQNQSLPHLRNMFYRARHLFGFVAETSKAPLVAISSVDLLNYRSHIGPDNEWYLGTVSGFLKRWRLLGYTGVTSDADMLLDQIRLKGNPKGVDVATLDPVNGPFTALELEALQTALNAAYAQRDVGMEAYVLCWLLMMLGQRPTQYAALKVRDVVVVHEKDGSTTYSLRMPRAKRRDSDARGEFRDRVLTPEIGALVARHAHEVQTRFAGLLEAPLDAPLFPGEKVDGAIAGFDYHQTSGQIGRKINSVMRVLEVISERTGDIIHIGPKRFRQTVGTRAAEEGHGELVIAELLDHSDTQNVGVYVQSTPAIVERIDRAVAMQLAPLAQAFAGKLINGPSEATRSDDPASQIRAPGVTGKFEAISSCGKHGFCGFLKPIACYTCNSFEPWLDGPHETVLEYLIAERERLMAAGDARIASINDRTILAVAEVVQLCEAARDERSASND; this is encoded by the coding sequence ATGAGAACGAGTAACGGTGTTGATTTGCCGGTCGTTGTGCCATATGCCGGTACCCTGCCAGTCAGTGTTAAGACTCGTGGGGGCGCAATATTCGACCCCCGTGACGACGAGTGGGCACTGCGAGAGCCCACCTTCAGCGCAAAACTCCAATTCGGCACATTGCCTGAACTCGGAAGCCACTTCGAGTTGGCGTTCCGGTCGACACTCGTTTGGTACGCTCAGAATCAGTCGCTGCCACATTTGAGGAACATGTTCTATCGGGCGCGCCATCTGTTTGGATTTGTCGCCGAAACGAGCAAAGCCCCTCTGGTCGCGATTTCAAGTGTGGACCTCCTGAACTACAGGTCGCATATTGGACCGGATAATGAATGGTATTTGGGTACCGTCTCAGGCTTCTTGAAGCGTTGGCGGCTGCTTGGTTATACCGGCGTCACATCAGATGCCGACATGCTCTTGGACCAGATTCGGCTGAAAGGTAACCCTAAGGGAGTAGACGTAGCCACGTTGGACCCTGTGAATGGGCCGTTCACGGCACTGGAACTGGAGGCGCTGCAAACGGCACTCAACGCCGCCTATGCCCAGCGTGACGTCGGCATGGAAGCGTATGTGTTGTGCTGGCTGCTGATGATGCTGGGTCAGCGGCCGACGCAGTACGCGGCGTTGAAAGTCCGCGATGTTGTTGTTGTTCATGAAAAGGACGGCTCAACGACTTATTCACTCCGGATGCCAAGGGCGAAGAGGCGTGACAGTGACGCGCGAGGCGAATTCAGGGACCGCGTGCTGACTCCCGAGATTGGGGCGCTGGTAGCCAGACATGCTCACGAGGTCCAGACGCGTTTCGCCGGCTTGCTCGAGGCCCCCCTGGACGCCCCGCTGTTTCCCGGAGAGAAAGTGGACGGAGCGATTGCTGGGTTTGACTATCACCAGACATCTGGTCAAATCGGGAGAAAGATTAATTCGGTGATGAGGGTGCTCGAGGTCATCTCGGAGCGCACCGGTGACATCATCCATATCGGGCCAAAGAGGTTTCGCCAGACGGTAGGCACTCGTGCAGCCGAAGAAGGCCATGGCGAGCTGGTGATAGCCGAGCTGCTCGACCATTCCGACACGCAAAACGTCGGCGTGTACGTACAGTCTACGCCGGCTATTGTTGAACGCATCGACCGCGCAGTCGCGATGCAGCTCGCTCCGCTCGCGCAGGCGTTTGCCGGCAAGCTCATCAACGGTCCGTCCGAGGCCACGAGGAGCGACGACCCGGCGAGCCAGATACGGGCACCCGGGGTAACCGGCAAATTCGAGGCGATATCCAGCTGTGGCAAACACGGCTTCTGCGGGTTCCTGAAACCTATCGCTTGCTACACCTGCAACAGTTTTGAACCGTGGCTCGATGGCCCGCATGAGACGGTCTTGGAGTATCTAATTGCAGAGCGGGAGCGTTTGATGGCGGCCGGCGATGCGCGAATCGCGTCAATTAACGACCGTACCATCCTGGCTGTTGCCGAGGTCGTACAGCTCTGCGAGGCTGCTCGCGATGAAAGGAGCGCGTCCAATGACTAA
- the uvrA gene encoding excinuclease ABC subunit UvrA, with translation MEQIRIRGARTHNLKNVNLDLPRHKLVVITGLSGSGKSSLAFDTLYAEGQRRYVESLSAYARQFLQLMEKPDVDLIEGLSPAISIEQKATSHNPRSTVGTVTEIHDYLRLLYARVGTPYCPDHEIPLEAQSVSQMVDAALALPEDTRLMILAPVVANRKGEHTELFEDMQAQGFIRFRVRSGGGTANEGVAKIYEVDSLPQLKKNDKHTIDVVVDRLKVRADAKQRLAESFETALRLADGRAIALEMDTDKEHLFSSKFACPICSYSLQELEPRLFSFNNPMGACPECDGLGQITFFDPKRVVAHPSLSLAAGAVKGWDRRNQFYFQMLQSLAAFFEFDIDTAFEDLPEKVRHILLYGSGKQTVPFSYINERGRTSVREHVFEGIIPNLERRYRETDSVAVREELAKYQNNQACPSCEGTRLRREARFVRIGTDGDARGIFEVSGWPLRDTLGYFQTLRLEGSKREIADKVVKEIVARLMFLNNVGLDYLSLERSAETLSGGEAQRIRLASQIGSGLTGVMYVLDEPSIGLHQRDNDRLISTLKHLRDLGNSVIVVEHDEDMIRMADYVVDMGPGAGEHGGMVIAEGTPDEVQADPASMTGQYLAGARRIEFPDDRKAPDERHLRIIEAYGNNLRHVTLDLPVGLLTCVTGVSGSGKSTLINDTLYHAVAQHLYGSSAEPSPFEAIEGLEHFDKVINVDQSPIGRTPRSNPATYTGLFTPIRELFAGVPAAKERGYDPGRFSFNVKGGRCESCQGDGVLKVEMHFLPDVYVPCDVCHGKRYNRETLDIQYKSKNISEVLEMTVEHAYDFFKAVPVIARKLKTLLDVGLGYIRLGQSATTLSGGEAQRVKLSLELSKRDTGRTLYILDEPTTGLHFHDIALLLEVIHRLRDQGNTVVIIEHNLDVIKTADWVIDLGPEGGAGGGQIIAQGTPEQIAKSKASFTGRYLAPLLQRDKAADEAAAGADYAKQVDSEESDDEAEATVIEGAAESAKPAVKPARSKKAVAADAPKPASKSTAKPAAGTARATGKAPAKAGKPSVKT, from the coding sequence ATGGAACAAATCCGTATCCGTGGGGCTCGGACCCACAACCTGAAGAACGTCAATCTCGACTTGCCGCGTCACAAGCTGGTCGTGATTACCGGCTTGTCCGGCTCGGGCAAATCGTCGCTCGCCTTCGACACGCTCTACGCCGAAGGCCAGCGCCGCTATGTGGAGAGCCTGTCCGCGTACGCCCGGCAATTCCTGCAATTGATGGAAAAGCCGGACGTCGATCTGATCGAGGGTCTGTCGCCCGCCATTTCGATCGAGCAGAAAGCGACGTCGCACAACCCGCGCTCGACGGTCGGCACGGTCACCGAAATCCACGACTACCTGCGACTTCTTTACGCACGTGTCGGCACGCCGTATTGCCCGGACCACGAAATTCCGCTGGAGGCGCAAAGCGTCTCGCAGATGGTGGACGCCGCGCTCGCGTTGCCCGAAGACACGAGGCTGATGATCCTCGCGCCCGTGGTCGCGAACCGCAAGGGCGAGCACACCGAGCTGTTCGAAGACATGCAGGCGCAAGGTTTCATCCGTTTTCGCGTGCGCTCGGGCGGCGGCACGGCGAACGAAGGCGTAGCGAAAATTTATGAAGTCGACTCGCTGCCGCAGCTGAAAAAGAACGACAAGCACACGATCGACGTCGTCGTCGACCGTCTGAAGGTGCGCGCCGACGCGAAGCAGCGTCTCGCCGAATCGTTCGAAACCGCGCTGCGTCTCGCCGACGGCCGCGCGATCGCGCTCGAAATGGACACGGACAAAGAGCATCTGTTCAGCTCGAAGTTCGCGTGTCCGATCTGCTCGTACTCGCTGCAGGAACTGGAGCCGCGCCTCTTTTCGTTCAACAATCCGATGGGCGCGTGCCCGGAGTGCGACGGCCTCGGCCAGATCACGTTCTTCGATCCGAAGCGCGTGGTCGCGCATCCGTCGCTGTCGCTCGCGGCGGGCGCCGTGAAGGGCTGGGACCGGCGCAACCAGTTCTACTTCCAGATGCTGCAAAGCCTTGCGGCGTTCTTCGAATTCGATATCGACACCGCGTTCGAAGATCTGCCGGAAAAGGTACGCCATATCCTGCTGTATGGCTCGGGCAAGCAGACGGTGCCGTTCTCGTACATCAACGAGCGCGGCCGCACGTCCGTGCGCGAGCATGTGTTCGAAGGGATCATTCCGAATCTGGAGCGGCGTTATCGCGAGACCGACTCGGTCGCGGTGCGCGAAGAACTGGCGAAGTATCAGAACAACCAGGCGTGTCCGTCGTGCGAAGGCACGCGTTTGCGCCGCGAAGCCCGCTTCGTGCGCATCGGCACGGATGGCGACGCGCGCGGCATCTTCGAGGTCAGCGGCTGGCCGCTGCGCGACACACTCGGCTATTTCCAGACGCTGCGGCTCGAAGGCTCGAAGCGCGAAATCGCCGACAAGGTCGTCAAGGAAATCGTCGCGCGTTTGATGTTCCTGAATAACGTCGGGCTCGATTACCTGTCGCTGGAACGCAGCGCCGAAACGCTGTCGGGCGGCGAGGCGCAGCGCATCCGTCTCGCGTCGCAGATCGGCTCGGGGCTGACGGGCGTGATGTACGTGCTCGACGAACCGTCCATCGGCCTGCATCAGCGCGACAACGACCGCCTCATCTCGACGCTCAAGCACCTGCGTGACCTCGGCAACTCGGTGATCGTCGTCGAGCACGACGAAGACATGATCCGTATGGCCGACTATGTCGTCGATATGGGGCCGGGCGCGGGCGAGCACGGCGGCATGGTGATCGCCGAAGGCACACCTGACGAAGTGCAGGCAGACCCCGCGTCGATGACGGGCCAGTATCTCGCGGGCGCGCGCCGCATCGAATTCCCCGATGACCGCAAGGCGCCCGACGAGCGCCATCTGCGCATCATCGAGGCATACGGCAACAACCTGCGACACGTGACGCTCGATCTGCCCGTCGGTCTTCTGACCTGCGTGACGGGCGTGTCGGGCTCGGGCAAGTCGACGCTGATCAACGACACGCTGTATCACGCCGTCGCGCAGCATCTGTACGGTTCGTCGGCGGAGCCGTCGCCGTTCGAGGCGATCGAAGGGCTCGAGCATTTCGACAAGGTCATCAACGTCGACCAGTCGCCGATCGGCCGCACGCCGCGCTCGAACCCCGCCACGTACACGGGCCTCTTCACGCCGATCCGCGAGCTGTTTGCGGGGGTGCCCGCCGCGAAGGAACGCGGCTACGATCCGGGCCGCTTCTCGTTCAACGTGAAGGGCGGCCGCTGCGAATCGTGCCAGGGCGACGGCGTGCTGAAAGTCGAAATGCACTTCCTGCCGGACGTATACGTGCCGTGCGACGTGTGTCACGGCAAGCGCTACAACCGCGAAACGCTCGATATCCAGTACAAGAGCAAGAACATCAGCGAAGTGCTGGAGATGACGGTCGAGCACGCATACGACTTTTTCAAGGCGGTGCCCGTCATCGCGCGCAAGCTGAAAACGTTGCTGGACGTGGGCCTCGGCTATATCCGGCTCGGCCAGTCGGCAACCACGCTGTCGGGCGGCGAGGCGCAACGCGTGAAGCTTTCGCTGGAACTGAGCAAGCGCGACACAGGTCGCACACTGTATATCCTCGACGAGCCGACCACGGGTTTGCACTTCCACGATATCGCGCTGTTGCTCGAAGTGATCCATCGGTTGCGCGATCAAGGAAATACCGTGGTCATCATCGAGCATAATCTCGATGTGATAAAAACTGCCGACTGGGTCATCGATCTCGGCCCCGAAGGCGGCGCCGGCGGCGGTCAGATCATCGCGCAAGGCACGCCGGAGCAGATTGCGAAGTCGAAGGCAAGTTTTACCGGACGGTATCTCGCGCCGCTGTTGCAGCGCGACAAGGCGGCAGACGAAGCGGCAGCAGGCGCGGACTATGCGAAGCAGGTGGACAGTGAAGAATCTGACGACGAAGCGGAGGCAACTGTCATCGAAGGCGCTGCAGAATCGGCGAAACCGGCCGTAAAACCGGCAAGGTCGAAAAAGGCCGTTGCCGCAGATGCGCCGAAACCGGCATCGAAATCGACAGCGAAACCAGCGGCAGGAACAGCAAGAGCAACGGGCAAGGCACCGGCGAAGGCCGGCAAGCCGAGCGTCAAAACCTGA
- a CDS encoding tyrosine-type recombinase/integrase: MAERYTVRNTVFESGERFPLLVDVRTGVPLFDPTVFVLSEFRARNRASATIEQVLRALKVFLLFCDQHRIDLARRMLEGQLLELGELDALVQLCRLPMSDIEAQVDACTTASGRAAVSIESYRARANRSLPEVAGDSAGVRIRYIRQFIGWLADRRLLSLSARHPSRAVLLNARDILVAGLAARIPTGKSRNKTHSRRALDDAAQERLWQVVDINSPENPWQGRHARVRNELIVRWFMGLGVRRGELLGVKVNDVNFRANEVFIARRADDPSDPRVHQPNAKTADRLLPISDDLARRTRHYILEERRRFPEARRHAFLFVANGGAPLSLRGLNKIFSVLSAKHPELMGVFPHLFRHTNNYNFSKNADEQGMDPEKEKKTRSHLMGWSETSGTAETYTRREIERKARVASLQLQNKMVKPHNENE; encoded by the coding sequence ATGGCCGAACGCTACACCGTCAGGAACACCGTTTTTGAGTCAGGCGAGCGCTTCCCGCTGCTGGTAGACGTCCGCACTGGCGTGCCGTTGTTCGACCCCACGGTCTTCGTCCTCAGTGAGTTCCGGGCGCGCAATCGGGCGAGCGCCACCATTGAGCAGGTGCTGCGCGCGCTGAAGGTGTTCCTGCTTTTCTGCGACCAGCATCGAATCGACTTGGCCAGGCGCATGCTGGAAGGACAACTGCTGGAACTGGGCGAACTCGATGCACTCGTGCAACTGTGCCGTCTTCCGATGTCGGATATCGAGGCGCAGGTCGATGCGTGTACGACCGCGTCCGGGCGAGCGGCCGTTTCCATCGAAAGCTACCGGGCTAGGGCGAACAGAAGCCTTCCAGAAGTCGCTGGCGATTCCGCTGGTGTGCGGATACGGTACATCCGGCAGTTCATTGGCTGGCTAGCCGACCGGCGTTTGCTGAGTCTGAGCGCCCGCCATCCCTCGCGCGCGGTACTTCTCAATGCCAGGGACATTCTGGTCGCCGGCTTGGCTGCTCGAATTCCGACAGGCAAAAGCCGCAACAAAACGCATAGCCGCAGGGCGCTCGACGACGCCGCACAGGAACGTCTCTGGCAAGTTGTCGATATCAATTCGCCGGAGAATCCGTGGCAAGGCCGGCACGCCAGAGTGCGCAACGAACTCATCGTGCGCTGGTTCATGGGCCTTGGCGTTCGGCGCGGTGAACTACTTGGCGTAAAGGTCAACGACGTGAACTTCCGGGCGAACGAAGTGTTTATCGCCCGACGCGCCGATGACCCCAGCGACCCGCGCGTTCATCAGCCCAATGCCAAGACGGCCGACCGTCTTCTACCTATCAGTGACGATTTGGCGCGTCGGACGCGGCATTACATTCTGGAGGAACGACGCCGCTTCCCCGAAGCACGGAGGCATGCGTTTCTGTTCGTGGCCAACGGTGGAGCGCCGCTCTCGTTGCGAGGGCTGAACAAGATATTCAGCGTGCTCAGCGCAAAGCATCCTGAGCTGATGGGTGTCTTCCCGCACCTGTTCCGCCACACGAATAACTACAACTTCTCGAAGAACGCTGACGAGCAGGGCATGGACCCGGAAAAGGAAAAGAAGACCCGGTCGCACCTGATGGGCTGGTCGGAGACGTCGGGCACGGCCGAAACCTATACCCGACGGGAAATCGAGCGGAAGGCGCGCGTGGCCTCGCTGCAACTGCAGAACAAGATGGTGAAACCACACAATGAGAACGAGTAA
- a CDS encoding MFS transporter — protein sequence MSNPSATSTRMSAPELRATVSLAAIFALRMLGLFMIMPVFSIYAKTIPGGDNVLLVGIALGAYGVTQSLLYIFYGWVSDMIGRKPVIAMGLLIFALGSFVAASAHDMTWIIVGRVIQGMGAVSSAVIAFIADLTAEEHRTKAMAMVGGSIGVSFAVAIVGAPIVFHYLGMSGLFTLVGIFSILAIGVVLWIVPDAPKPVHVPAPFHEVLHNKELLRLNFGVLVLHATQTALFLVVPRILEAGGLPVSSHWKIYLPVMGLAFVMMVPAIIAAEKRGKMKPVLLGAIGLILIGQLLLGIAPHTILTVAAILFVYFLGFNILEASQPSLVSKLAPGTRKGAAAGVYNTTQSIGLAMGGVIGGWLLKVDGQSAVFFACSGLVACWLIIAASMKQPPRKA from the coding sequence ATGTCCAATCCGTCCGCCACCTCCACACGCATGAGCGCGCCCGAGTTGCGCGCGACCGTGTCGCTTGCCGCGATCTTCGCGTTGCGCATGCTGGGTCTCTTCATGATCATGCCCGTCTTCTCGATCTACGCGAAGACGATTCCGGGCGGCGACAACGTGTTGCTGGTCGGCATTGCGCTTGGCGCGTACGGCGTGACGCAATCGCTGCTGTACATCTTCTACGGCTGGGTTTCCGACATGATCGGCCGCAAGCCGGTCATCGCAATGGGTTTGCTGATCTTCGCGCTGGGCAGTTTCGTCGCCGCGTCCGCGCACGATATGACGTGGATCATCGTCGGCCGCGTGATCCAGGGGATGGGCGCGGTGTCGTCGGCGGTGATCGCGTTCATCGCGGATCTGACGGCCGAAGAGCATCGCACGAAGGCGATGGCGATGGTGGGCGGCTCGATCGGCGTGTCGTTTGCGGTGGCGATCGTCGGCGCGCCGATTGTGTTCCACTACCTCGGCATGAGCGGCCTGTTCACGCTGGTCGGCATTTTCTCGATTCTCGCGATCGGTGTGGTGCTGTGGATCGTTCCCGATGCGCCGAAGCCCGTGCATGTGCCCGCGCCGTTCCACGAAGTCCTGCACAACAAGGAACTGCTGCGTCTGAACTTCGGCGTGCTGGTGCTACATGCCACGCAGACCGCGCTGTTCCTCGTCGTGCCGCGCATTCTGGAAGCGGGCGGCCTGCCCGTTTCGTCGCACTGGAAGATTTACCTGCCCGTGATGGGCCTGGCGTTCGTGATGATGGTCCCGGCGATCATCGCCGCGGAAAAGCGCGGCAAGATGAAGCCGGTGCTGCTGGGTGCGATTGGTCTTATCCTGATCGGACAGTTACTTCTCGGCATCGCACCGCATACCATTCTGACTGTGGCAGCGATTCTGTTCGTCTACTTTCTCGGCTTCAATATTCTCGAGGCTTCGCAGCCTTCGCTGGTGTCGAAGCTGGCGCCGGGCACCCGCAAGGGCGCGGCGGCCGGCGTCTACAACACCACGCAGTCGATCGGCCTTGCAATGGGCGGTGTGATCGGCGGCTGGCTTTTGAAAGTGGATGGACAGAGCGCCGTGTTTTTTGCATGCTCAGGGCTTGTCGCTTGCTGGCTTATAATCGCGGCCAGCATGAAACAGCCGCCACGCAAGGCATAG
- a CDS encoding integrase — protein sequence MTNLVTFVPQADLDAQANLAALIDLCRTKLTIFGQSLDFEADSWDVSDTIKLAGKVKTLRLVFSDLDTCNNPVRVMMREPFKSFAKSYMRYQHGMNPTHDVGKRILALRALEAALLETGTADPVRINSHVLNRAAQRLGERTAPTTAYRTAGQLEKIANFLCDNCLTAIPTRWRNPLKRPSDAVRVGKEADQRRLAKMPSQAALDALPNVFRMATAPADVLVSSFTAILCSAPDRISELLCLPVDCEVRQKREGSDEDAYGLRWWPAKGAPPMVKWIIPSMGGVVEEAVSKIRKLTDEAREVAHWYEKNPDQLYLPEDIEHFRTREWLSMADIAEIVFADPTDESSPRGWCETNRVPRHSMGGKNYVRFSDVQTAVIRRLPRGFPVADEKTGLKYSDALFVIQRNALHASRGRIRCVIERLTDSHIHPRLGAGATKGIQSIFDRCGFYEPDGSPIRVHTHQFRHYLNTLAQAGGLSQLDIAKWSGRKDVRQNRYYDHETPEAVVARIRTAVGDDTRMFGPLATGHRAVFITRDEFARLKVPTAHTTDFGYCIHDYVMSPCQMHRDCLNCGEQVCVKGESDKENRIRQAHAEATRLLAMAEQADAEGELGAGEWAEHHRVQLARITALLDILDDPFVPLGAVIQLMPADIPSRLEQAAQARALLPSRAGGDSAPTFEEAA from the coding sequence ATGACTAACCTCGTTACGTTTGTGCCGCAGGCCGACCTCGATGCGCAGGCCAATCTGGCGGCCCTCATCGACCTGTGCAGGACCAAGCTCACGATATTCGGCCAGTCGCTCGACTTTGAGGCTGACTCCTGGGACGTGTCCGACACAATCAAGCTTGCAGGAAAGGTTAAGACGCTGCGGCTGGTATTCAGCGACCTCGATACGTGCAACAACCCGGTGCGCGTCATGATGCGCGAACCGTTCAAGTCCTTCGCGAAGTCCTACATGCGATACCAGCATGGCATGAACCCGACGCACGACGTAGGAAAGCGCATCCTTGCCCTCAGGGCACTCGAAGCTGCACTACTGGAGACTGGAACAGCAGACCCGGTGCGGATTAATAGTCACGTTCTAAACCGCGCTGCTCAGCGTCTCGGTGAGCGAACCGCACCGACCACCGCATACAGGACCGCCGGTCAACTCGAAAAAATCGCCAACTTCCTGTGCGACAACTGTTTGACCGCTATACCAACCCGATGGCGGAATCCCCTGAAGCGGCCCAGCGATGCGGTCAGGGTTGGCAAGGAGGCTGACCAGCGCCGGTTGGCCAAGATGCCGAGCCAGGCGGCGCTTGACGCGCTCCCAAATGTCTTCCGGATGGCTACTGCACCGGCAGACGTCCTTGTCTCGTCGTTCACCGCAATACTCTGCTCGGCTCCGGACCGTATCAGCGAACTGCTATGCCTTCCGGTCGATTGCGAAGTGCGGCAGAAACGTGAGGGCTCCGATGAAGATGCCTACGGTCTGAGATGGTGGCCTGCGAAGGGGGCCCCGCCAATGGTCAAGTGGATTATTCCGTCGATGGGTGGCGTCGTCGAGGAGGCGGTCAGCAAAATCCGCAAGCTCACCGATGAGGCGCGTGAAGTTGCCCACTGGTACGAAAAGAACCCGGACCAACTTTACCTGCCTGAAGATATTGAGCACTTCCGAACGAGAGAATGGCTCAGTATGGCCGACATTGCAGAAATCGTCTTTGCTGACCCGACGGACGAGAGTTCGCCACGCGGATGGTGCGAAACCAACCGAGTCCCCAGGCATTCTATGGGTGGGAAGAACTACGTCCGTTTCTCCGATGTGCAGACCGCGGTGATTCGACGACTGCCTCGGGGATTTCCCGTCGCTGATGAGAAAACGGGCCTTAAATACAGTGACGCGCTCTTCGTGATTCAGCGCAATGCGCTGCACGCGTCGCGAGGGCGCATCCGCTGCGTCATTGAAAGGCTGACGGATTCGCATATTCACCCTCGATTAGGCGCTGGGGCGACCAAGGGTATCCAGTCCATCTTCGACCGTTGCGGCTTCTACGAGCCGGACGGCAGTCCGATTCGCGTCCATACTCATCAATTCCGCCACTACCTGAACACACTCGCGCAGGCTGGTGGTCTGAGCCAGCTTGACATAGCCAAGTGGTCCGGCCGGAAGGACGTGCGGCAGAACCGCTACTACGACCATGAGACGCCCGAGGCCGTCGTCGCGCGCATCCGGACTGCAGTCGGCGACGACACGCGTATGTTTGGTCCGCTGGCCACTGGACACCGCGCAGTATTCATCACCCGGGACGAATTCGCTCGGCTGAAGGTGCCGACGGCACACACGACGGACTTCGGCTACTGCATCCATGACTATGTGATGTCGCCGTGCCAGATGCACCGAGATTGCCTCAACTGCGGCGAACAGGTTTGCGTGAAGGGCGAGTCGGATAAGGAAAATCGCATCCGACAGGCCCATGCCGAGGCGACGCGGTTGCTGGCGATGGCGGAGCAGGCGGACGCCGAGGGTGAACTTGGCGCGGGCGAATGGGCCGAGCACCATCGGGTGCAACTCGCCCGGATAACGGCGCTGCTCGACATTCTGGATGACCCCTTTGTTCCGCTCGGTGCCGTCATCCAGTTGATGCCTGCAGACATTCCGTCCCGGCTTGAGCAGGCGGCGCAAGCGCGTGCATTGCTGCCGTCGCGCGCAGGTGGAGACTCCGCACCGACATTTGAGGAGGCAGCATGA